The Hyphomicrobiales bacterium genome has a window encoding:
- a CDS encoding putative GTPase CC_2483 (Evidence 3 : Putative function from multiple computational evidences) translates to MADRPSPADSLGDAILAGERAALARAITLAESRRADHREQAQALIQRLLPHTGGAIRVGITGVPGVGKSTTIDALGSYLTAKGHKVAVLAVDPSSTRTGGSILGDKTRMACLSVDPNAYIRPSPSSGTLGGVAAKTRETMLLCEAAGFDVILVETVGVGQSETAVADLTDFFLVLMLPNAGDELQGIKKGIIELADMIAVNKADGAGATAARAAAAQYKAALHILAPTSTLWSTPVVTISGLTGEGLDGLWTKIEDHRARFEAKGLIAEKRRRQDVKWMWAMVQDRLQAKLRQDPALKARTPELEAAVSSGALAPTLAAEEIARALGL, encoded by the coding sequence ATGGCCGACCGTCCTTCTCCTGCCGACTCGCTCGGCGATGCCATCCTCGCCGGCGAGCGCGCGGCGCTGGCCCGCGCGATCACGCTGGCGGAATCGCGCCGCGCCGACCATCGCGAACAGGCACAGGCGCTGATCCAGCGATTGCTGCCGCATACCGGCGGCGCGATTCGCGTCGGCATCACCGGCGTCCCGGGCGTCGGCAAGTCGACGACGATCGATGCGCTGGGCAGCTACCTCACGGCTAAGGGCCACAAGGTCGCGGTGCTCGCCGTCGACCCCTCCTCGACACGCACGGGCGGATCGATCCTTGGCGACAAGACCCGGATGGCGTGCCTTTCCGTCGATCCGAATGCCTATATCCGGCCCTCGCCTTCCTCCGGCACGCTGGGCGGCGTCGCCGCCAAGACGCGCGAGACGATGCTCCTCTGCGAGGCGGCTGGCTTCGACGTCATCCTGGTCGAGACGGTCGGCGTCGGCCAGTCCGAGACGGCCGTCGCCGATCTCACCGACTTCTTCCTCGTGCTGATGCTGCCCAATGCCGGGGACGAGCTGCAGGGCATCAAGAAGGGCATCATCGAGCTCGCCGACATGATCGCCGTGAACAAGGCCGATGGAGCCGGCGCCACGGCAGCCCGCGCCGCGGCGGCGCAGTACAAGGCCGCCCTCCACATCCTCGCCCCGACCTCGACGCTGTGGAGCACGCCGGTCGTGACCATCTCCGGACTGACAGGCGAAGGGCTCGACGGGCTCTGGACCAAAATCGAGGACCACCGGGCCCGCTTCGAGGCCAAGGGCCTAATCGCCGAGAAGCGCCGGCGCCAGGACGTCAAATGGATGTGGGCCATGGTGCAGGACCGCCTGCAGGCCAAGCTCCGGCAGGACCCGGCCCTGAAGGCGCGCACGCCGGAGCTGGAGGCGGCCGTCTCCTCCGGCGCGCTCGCCCCGACGCTTGCCGCGGAGGAAATCGCGCGGGCCCTCGGCCTTTAA
- a CDS encoding conserved exported hypothetical protein (Evidence 4 : Unknown function but conserved in other organisms) produces the protein MVLSRRGLLAAGLIGPTWLTLPAMAQPASPSRGPLGQFGLDAGQFGLRPGATEDQSARLQKALGEAAKRNVPLLLPPGRYRLGTVRLPDGAQIIGVPGQTRLITADGSPVLAAGNVGSIRLTGLGFDGLDIPSAQRAGLVTGENVGAFAISDCDFARAGSVGLVLDRCGGRVTANRFRGMRDSALFSLDSPGLAVEGNDVEDCGNNGIQIWRSKPGDDRSTVRGNRVGRIRADGGGDGQNGNGISLYRAGGVVIEGNQLRDCAMTFIRNNSGSGVQILGNQGRRCGEVALYSEFAFEGTIMANNLVEDCAQGANITNLDHGGRLAVFANNIVRNARHGLAPNGKEPIGGIGVHVEAEAAVTGNVIEGASDIGISLGWSWGMRNLAATGNIVRKAGIGIAISLVPKERNAVIANNVIDEARLGAIVGTEYGKPVTGDLSKAPDAKAAGIRIENNAVR, from the coding sequence ATGGTGCTTTCGCGGCGCGGATTGCTGGCAGCCGGCCTGATCGGCCCGACATGGCTTACCCTGCCGGCCATGGCCCAACCGGCATCGCCTTCCCGTGGTCCGCTCGGCCAGTTCGGTCTCGATGCCGGCCAATTCGGCCTGCGGCCCGGCGCGACCGAGGATCAGTCGGCGCGCTTGCAGAAGGCGCTCGGCGAAGCGGCGAAACGCAACGTGCCGCTGCTGCTGCCGCCCGGCCGCTATCGTCTCGGCACCGTCAGGCTGCCGGACGGCGCCCAGATCATCGGCGTGCCGGGCCAGACGCGCCTCATCACCGCGGATGGAAGCCCGGTTCTGGCCGCCGGCAATGTCGGCAGCATCAGGCTGACCGGCCTCGGTTTCGACGGCCTCGATATCCCATCGGCACAACGCGCCGGGTTGGTGACCGGCGAGAATGTCGGCGCGTTCGCGATCTCGGATTGCGATTTCGCCAGGGCCGGCTCCGTCGGGCTGGTGCTCGACCGCTGCGGCGGGCGCGTCACGGCGAACCGTTTCCGCGGCATGCGCGATTCCGCCCTATTCTCGCTCGATTCGCCGGGCCTCGCCGTCGAGGGAAACGACGTCGAGGATTGCGGCAACAACGGCATCCAGATCTGGCGCAGCAAGCCCGGCGACGACCGCTCGACGGTTCGCGGCAACCGGGTCGGCCGCATCCGCGCCGATGGCGGTGGCGACGGGCAGAACGGCAACGGCATCAGCCTCTACCGGGCTGGCGGCGTCGTCATCGAGGGGAACCAGTTGCGCGATTGCGCGATGACCTTCATCCGCAACAACTCCGGCTCGGGCGTGCAGATCCTCGGCAATCAGGGGCGCCGCTGCGGCGAGGTCGCGCTCTATTCGGAGTTCGCCTTCGAAGGCACGATCATGGCGAACAATCTGGTCGAGGACTGCGCGCAGGGCGCCAACATCACCAATCTCGACCATGGCGGGCGGCTCGCCGTCTTCGCCAACAACATCGTCCGCAACGCCAGACACGGCCTGGCACCGAACGGCAAGGAGCCCATCGGCGGCATCGGCGTCCATGTCGAGGCGGAAGCGGCGGTGACCGGCAACGTGATCGAGGGCGCCAGCGACATCGGCATCTCGCTGGGCTGGTCCTGGGGCATGCGCAATCTCGCTGCGACCGGGAACATCGTGCGCAAGGCCGGCATCGGCATCGCGATCTCGCTGGTGCCGAAGGAGCGCAACGCCGTCATCGCCAACAACGTCATCGACGAAGCCCGCCTCGGCGCCATCGTCGGCACCGAATATGGCAAGCCGGTCACCGGCGATCTGAGCAAGGCCCCCGACGCGAAGGCGGCGGGCATCCGGATCGAGAACAACGCCGTGCGCTGA
- a CDS encoding Asparaginase, which produces MENPVLAEVTRGNVVESRHRGAAIVVDADGAVVFAAGDVERPVFPRSAVKAIQALPLLESGAADRYGLTEAEIALAVSSHSGEPLHAETSLAMLKKAGRDAGCLECGAHWPMNEAVARALAKSGAEPSALNNNCSGKHAGFVCLSCSLDEDPAGYVKAGHPVQQAVRGALETVTGAAHSSERMGIDGCSIPSYAVPLKALALGFARFGTGRGFGPERAKAAARIRAAAAAHPFMVAGTDRYDTRLMSLLGARAFTKTGAEGVYCAALPELGYGIALKCDDGAGRAAEMALGALIARFLPMDEATQAAFVPLRETVLKNWNGIEVGRIRAPAA; this is translated from the coding sequence ATGGAAAACCCCGTCCTCGCCGAAGTCACGCGCGGCAACGTCGTCGAATCGCGCCACCGCGGCGCGGCCATCGTCGTCGATGCCGATGGGGCCGTGGTCTTCGCTGCGGGCGACGTCGAGCGGCCGGTCTTCCCGCGCTCTGCGGTCAAGGCGATCCAGGCCCTGCCGTTGCTCGAAAGCGGCGCGGCCGATCGCTACGGCTTGACCGAAGCGGAGATCGCGCTCGCCGTCTCCTCGCACTCCGGCGAGCCGCTGCATGCCGAGACCTCGCTCGCGATGTTGAAAAAGGCGGGCCGTGACGCCGGCTGCCTCGAATGCGGCGCGCATTGGCCGATGAACGAGGCGGTCGCACGGGCGCTGGCGAAATCCGGCGCCGAGCCGAGCGCGCTCAACAACAACTGCTCCGGCAAGCATGCCGGCTTCGTCTGCCTGTCCTGCAGCCTGGATGAGGATCCGGCCGGCTATGTGAAGGCCGGGCACCCGGTTCAGCAGGCGGTGCGGGGGGCGTTGGAAACCGTGACCGGCGCGGCCCACAGCTCCGAACGCATGGGCATCGACGGCTGCTCGATCCCCTCCTATGCGGTGCCGCTCAAGGCGCTGGCGCTGGGTTTCGCGCGCTTCGGCACGGGCCGCGGCTTCGGTCCCGAGCGGGCGAAGGCGGCCGCGCGCATCCGCGCCGCCGCCGCTGCCCATCCCTTCATGGTCGCCGGCACGGACCGCTATGATACTAGGCTGATGAGCCTGCTCGGCGCGCGCGCCTTCACCAAGACCGGCGCCGAGGGTGTCTATTGCGCCGCTCTGCCGGAACTGGGCTACGGCATCGCGCTGAAATGCGACGATGGCGCCGGAAGGGCGGCCGAGATGGCGCTGGGCGCGCTGATCGCCCGCTTCCTGCCGATGGACGAGGCGACGCAGGCGGCCTTCGTGCCGCTGCGTGAGACCGTGCTCAAGAACTGGAACGGCATCGAGGTCGGCCGGATTCGCGCGCCGGCCGCCTGA
- a CDS encoding Alpha/beta hydrolase, whose product MSPDYETEYNNRARVPEHPGIIAGWQTDAAAYRETALCELGVSYGEGERQLYDLFKPEAIRGNALVMFIHGGYWQALDRSFFSHMARGLNRLGLPVAVVGYDLCPQVHLGHIVWELQQAAAALWRRFNLPVVATGHSAGGHLSACTLATDWKNVDPDLPDQLVPAAYGISGLYNLKPLTETSINKALGLDMQAAELESPLFWSAPSRLTMDAVVGGAESAEYHKQSRRLVDVWGLEGVTTRYEEIAGANHFTVIAGLTDPENAMTRRIAALAGA is encoded by the coding sequence ATGTCACCGGATTACGAGACCGAGTACAACAACCGCGCCCGCGTGCCGGAACATCCCGGCATCATCGCCGGCTGGCAGACCGATGCGGCCGCCTATCGGGAGACGGCCCTGTGCGAGCTCGGCGTCTCCTATGGCGAGGGCGAGCGGCAGCTCTACGACCTGTTCAAGCCGGAAGCGATCCGCGGCAACGCGCTCGTCATGTTCATCCATGGCGGCTACTGGCAGGCGCTCGACCGCAGCTTCTTCTCGCATATGGCCCGCGGGCTGAACCGGCTCGGCCTGCCCGTCGCGGTGGTCGGCTACGATCTCTGCCCGCAGGTCCATCTCGGTCATATCGTCTGGGAGCTGCAGCAGGCAGCGGCGGCGCTCTGGCGGCGCTTCAACCTGCCGGTTGTCGCGACCGGCCATTCCGCCGGCGGGCATCTCAGCGCCTGCACGCTCGCCACCGACTGGAAGAATGTCGATCCCGACCTGCCGGACCAGCTCGTGCCGGCCGCCTATGGCATCTCCGGCCTCTACAACCTCAAGCCGCTGACCGAAACCAGCATCAACAAGGCACTCGGCCTCGACATGCAGGCGGCCGAGCTCGAGAGCCCGCTGTTCTGGTCGGCCCCTTCTCGGCTGACAATGGACGCCGTTGTCGGCGGCGCAGAGAGCGCGGAGTACCACAAGCAGAGCCGCCGGCTGGTCGATGTCTGGGGGCTGGAAGGCGTGACGACGCGCTATGAGGAGATCGCAGGCGCCAATCATTTTACCGTCATCGCCGGGCTGACCGACCCGGAGAATGCGATGACGCGGCGCATCGCGGCGCTCGCGGGAGCTTGA
- a CDS encoding Lrp/AsnC family transcriptional regulator: MQTFFVEIKCKLGKTYEVASELADREIASEIYSTAGNYDILAKFHVAADVDIGHFVAQKVQSIPEIADTHTIITFKAF; the protein is encoded by the coding sequence ATGCAGACCTTCTTCGTCGAGATCAAATGCAAGCTCGGCAAGACCTACGAGGTCGCCAGCGAGCTGGCCGACCGCGAGATCGCGTCGGAGATCTATTCGACCGCTGGCAACTACGACATCCTCGCCAAATTCCATGTCGCGGCGGACGTCGATATCGGTCATTTCGTCGCGCAGAAGGTGCAGTCGATCCCCGAGATCGCCGACACCCACACGATCATCACCTTCAAGGCGTTCTAA
- a CDS encoding hypothetical protein (Evidence 5 : Unknown function) yields MNRSLRLRAAPPAPIQHLPKLIQAGGAPAAGLRLPADRALWLCESREGIPLSVPAKLLAVP; encoded by the coding sequence TTGAATCGTTCCCTGCGCTTGCGCGCGGCTCCTCCTGCGCCGATTCAACATCTTCCCAAACTGATTCAAGCTGGCGGCGCCCCGGCAGCCGGGTTGCGTCTCCCTGCAGATCGCGCGCTCTGGCTGTGCGAAAGCCGTGAGGGCATCCCCCTTTCCGTTCCGGCGAAACTGCTAGCAGTGCCTTGA
- the maeB gene encoding NADP(+)-dependent malate dehydrogenase: MKSTLSNDLRSGALVYHRQPRPGKLEIQATKPLGNQRDLALAYSPGVAAACEAIVDDPSEAAELTSRQNLVAVITNGTAVLGLGDIGPLASKPVMEGKAVLFKKFAGIDCFDIEVEQKDIAKFVEVVAALEPTFGGINLEDIKGPECFEIEEQLKARMKIPVFHDDQHGTAIIVSAAVLNGLDLAGKKIADVKIVVSGAGAAALACTNLLVELGAQRKNIWVTDIDGVVYKGRNTLMDRWKEVYAQETDARTLNDVIAGADVFLGLSAAGVLKPEMAKQMAPKPLILALANPNPEITPEDALAVRPDAMICTGRSDYPNQVNNVLCFPYIFRGALDVQATTINEAMKLAAVRAIASLAREATSDIAARAYGGEASTFGATSLIPNPFDPRLIMRIAPAVAEAAMATGVARKPLVDIEAYREQLSRFVFRSGFLMKPLFQQAKADPKRVIYAEGEDERVLRAAQVALEEGLAVPILIGRPNVIESRIQRFGLSLKPGVDFEVVNPEDDPRYRDYVQTYLDIAGRRGITPEAARSLVRTNNTVIAALAVARGDADAMISGLEGRFMSRLRHIKDIIGLAPDVCDIAAMTLIITNKGAFFLSDTHVKHDPSAEEIADMTVLAANHVQRFGLDPKIALLSHSDFGAADTPSSLKMRKALKLIRERAPNLECDGEMEADTALVPLIRERVLPSSTLKDMANVLIFPNLDAANIAYQFAKVLADALPVGPILIGTAKPAHILTGSVTARGVVNMTALAVVEAQESAAKAASR, from the coding sequence ATGAAAAGCACCCTCTCGAACGATCTGCGCTCGGGCGCGCTCGTCTATCATCGCCAGCCCCGGCCCGGTAAGCTCGAGATCCAGGCGACCAAGCCGCTCGGCAACCAGCGCGACCTGGCGCTCGCCTACTCGCCCGGCGTCGCCGCCGCCTGCGAGGCGATCGTCGACGACCCCAGCGAGGCCGCCGAACTCACCTCGCGCCAGAACCTCGTCGCCGTCATCACCAACGGCACGGCGGTGCTGGGCCTCGGCGATATCGGCCCGCTCGCCTCCAAGCCCGTGATGGAGGGCAAGGCGGTCCTCTTCAAGAAGTTCGCCGGCATCGACTGCTTCGACATCGAGGTCGAACAGAAGGACATCGCGAAATTCGTCGAGGTGGTCGCGGCGCTGGAGCCGACCTTCGGCGGCATCAACCTCGAGGACATCAAGGGGCCGGAGTGCTTCGAGATCGAGGAGCAGCTCAAGGCCCGGATGAAGATCCCGGTCTTCCATGACGACCAGCACGGCACGGCGATCATCGTCTCGGCCGCCGTCCTGAACGGGCTCGACCTCGCGGGCAAGAAGATCGCCGACGTCAAGATCGTCGTCTCCGGCGCGGGCGCCGCGGCGCTGGCCTGCACCAATCTGCTGGTCGAGCTCGGCGCGCAGCGCAAGAACATCTGGGTCACCGACATCGACGGCGTGGTCTACAAAGGCCGCAACACGCTGATGGACCGCTGGAAGGAGGTCTACGCGCAGGAGACCGACGCCCGGACGCTCAACGACGTCATCGCTGGCGCCGACGTCTTCCTCGGCCTCTCTGCCGCCGGCGTGCTCAAGCCCGAAATGGCCAAGCAGATGGCGCCGAAGCCGCTGATCCTGGCGCTGGCCAACCCCAATCCCGAGATCACGCCCGAGGACGCGCTTGCGGTGCGTCCCGATGCGATGATCTGCACCGGCCGTTCGGACTATCCGAACCAGGTCAACAACGTCCTGTGCTTCCCCTACATCTTCCGCGGCGCGCTCGACGTGCAGGCGACGACGATCAACGAGGCGATGAAGCTCGCGGCCGTGCGCGCCATCGCCTCCCTCGCCCGCGAGGCGACCTCCGACATCGCCGCGCGCGCCTATGGCGGCGAGGCCTCGACCTTCGGCGCGACCTCGCTGATCCCGAATCCGTTCGATCCGCGCCTGATCATGCGCATCGCGCCGGCCGTGGCGGAGGCCGCGATGGCGACCGGCGTCGCCCGCAAGCCGTTGGTCGACATCGAAGCCTATCGCGAGCAGCTCTCGCGCTTCGTCTTCCGCTCCGGCTTCCTGATGAAGCCGCTGTTTCAGCAGGCCAAGGCCGACCCCAAGCGCGTGATCTATGCCGAGGGCGAGGACGAGCGCGTTCTGCGCGCCGCCCAGGTCGCGCTCGAGGAAGGCCTCGCCGTGCCGATCCTGATCGGCCGCCCGAACGTGATCGAAAGCCGCATCCAGCGCTTCGGCCTGTCGCTCAAGCCCGGCGTCGATTTCGAGGTGGTGAACCCCGAGGACGATCCGCGCTATCGCGACTACGTCCAGACCTATCTCGACATTGCCGGCCGGCGCGGCATCACGCCCGAGGCGGCGCGCTCGCTGGTGCGCACCAATAACACCGTGATCGCGGCGCTCGCCGTCGCCCGCGGCGACGCGGATGCGATGATCTCCGGGCTCGAAGGCCGGTTCATGTCGCGGCTGCGGCACATCAAGGACATCATCGGCCTGGCGCCGGACGTCTGCGACATCGCGGCGATGACGCTGATCATCACCAACAAGGGTGCGTTCTTCCTCTCCGATACCCATGTGAAGCACGATCCGAGCGCCGAGGAGATCGCGGACATGACCGTGCTCGCGGCCAACCACGTCCAGCGCTTCGGGCTCGATCCGAAGATCGCGCTGCTCTCGCACTCCGATTTCGGCGCGGCCGACACCCCCTCTTCGCTCAAGATGCGCAAGGCGTTGAAGCTGATCCGCGAGCGTGCGCCCAATCTCGAATGCGACGGCGAGATGGAGGCCGATACCGCGCTCGTGCCACTGATCCGCGAGCGCGTCCTGCCGTCCTCCACGCTGAAGGACATGGCCAACGTCCTGATCTTCCCCAATCTCGACGCCGCCAACATTGCCTATCAGTTCGCCAAGGTGCTGGCCGATGCCCTGCCGGTCGGGCCGATCCTGATCGGCACGGCCAAGCCGGCGCATATCCTGACCGGCTCGGTGACGGCGCGCGGCGTGGTCAACATGACCGCGCTCGCCGTCGTCGAGGCACAGGAGAGCGCCGCGAAGGCAGCAAGCCGCTGA